In Leptolyngbya sp. O-77, the genomic window TCAGGTGAGAAGTAGACGTTCCCAGTACGAAATTCAGAACGGCTTGAATAACGACACCCTTCGACGGGGCGGAAGAGATTGTCGCAAGCGATACTAAACAAGCGTTCTGGGGTCTTACAGATTAACTTTTAGATTAGAACGTTTAGGCCCCGTCATGCGGAATGTTAAAAAGCATGTCGAGAACCCTCTCTAGAGTGTCCCAAAAAACCCGATTCTATGGATGGAATCAGACTGAGAGAAGTAATAAGTTTTGTTGCAAAACAAAGAGATGCAAGAAAAAAGGAGGAGCGCTGGAGTTCTGTAGTGGCTCCATTCCCGCCCCCCTCCGTGACCCATCACTCTCCAACAGGCTGGAGCAGCATCTCATAAAGCTGATAGCGGGAGGCTGGATCAAGCTGCTGGAGACGGGTTTGGTTCCAGTTCGCCAGAATTTTCTGTTGGTTGGATTGCACCATGTGTCGCAGTTCCGATAACTCTATGCCTTTGGGCAGCACGTCGGACAGCAACTCCAGTAGCACCTGAATATCTTGCAACCTGCCGAGGCTGTCTTGTAGTGACTTTAGCCCAGCAATCCAGGCTTTGAACTGCGTGCCATAGAAACTAATGAAAAACTCTGCTTGATAGCGGACATGCTTACAGGCTTTGCGGAGGTCGTGCAGTGTGGGGGCGGTGTCTTCTGTTACCTCTTCGGTGGCGATGAGCCAGCCGGGGTGTAGCAGCGAGGTCGATAGTAACGGGCTGAGTAGGTCGGGCAGGACAGTCATAATTGGGACTTGAGCCAGCGATGTGAACTGGGGAGCGCTGAGCCAAGTTTCGTAGGCGGTTTTCAGGTCTCGATAGCGGCTCTGGCTGAGGATGTCGCGGGTGCCTGCAAGGGTTTTGCAGCGCTTTTGCTGGAGTGCGGCGATCGCCCTCTCTAGGTACGCCTGCTCTGGCTGGCTCAGATGGGGATGATAGTCGGTCTGGAGCGTAGCGATTTGCACGTCTAGGTCGCGCAATTTGCCCAGTGCCTTTGTGAGCGATCGCACGTGCTTGGCATGGGCCGCTCTAGGCAGCACAATGGCTGCTGCAAACACTTGTAGCGCCGTATAAAGCCGACGGCTATGAACGCGCATTTGGTGGAGATGTTCTGGGTCAGTATCTGCCAGAACGTGCTTTTCGTGCTTCACCATCTGGCGATACTGCTCACCCACGATGCAATGGGCGTACTCTCCTAAGGTTAACAGCTGGAGAGTTTGATGGCTGTGCTGGCTTTTTTGGCTTTGTTTCCCCTTGCTCCGCTGCTCAGTTTTCATAAGGGAATTTACCGTTTTCTAGTCTTATCTTAACCTACGATTTTTGCGGTCTATGGCTCGAAAACGACCTGGCCCTGTCGCAAAATGCTCCATCCCTCATCGGTCCATTTCACCACCGTCGAGGGAGTTCCAGAACCCGCATAGGTAGTGGACACCAAGAGCGATCGCCCCAGTTCGTCTAGCGCTGCTTCTGTCAGCGTATAGACATCGGGAAACTGGGCGTTGATGTCCGATAAATCTTGTAACGCGGGTTCTCCGGAGCGGTTAACGCTGGTGGTGGCCAGGGGGCCTGTCTGTGCCAGCAGATGTCGCGCCAGAGCATGATCCGGTACACGAATGCCGATGGTCGTTGGATCAGTCGGGTTCATGGCGCGGGGGAGGCGATCGCCCGCAGGCAACACCAGCGTCACCGCTCCCGGAAAGTAGCGCTCCGCCGCCGCCTGCCACTGCGCCTTTGCCGCCTCGTCGCCTGCAACAAACGCCCACAGATCTTCCACACTGCCGCCCATCAAAATCAGCGGCTTGCGCTCGTCTCGCTGCTTGGCGGCATAGATTAGCCCCGCTGCGTCTGGTCGCGTCGCCAAGGCTGGCACGGTATCCGTTGGGAAGCTAATCAGCCCAGCGCCTTGCCGAGCAATATCAACCAATTCAGCCAGAGACACTTGCGGCATCGCAGGAACCCCTTCACAGTTCAAAATAGAGGACTTTAGCTTATCTCAAACTCGCGCTATCCTACGGATTACAAGGGTTTAAGGCAACTTCTCTGCGCTAATTTTTTGCTAATTTTCTACTGCTGCCGCATTATCATGCCTGGCTGTTTATACCTTCACCTTATACCTTCACCAACGTCATTGATTTTGCAACATGGATAACCCGCCCGCTTCAGAGCCAACACCTGTACAGCAACAGTGTGCCAGCCTGCTCAAGACCTTTTGGCAAGCCAAATACGCCGCCTATCAGAGCGGGGAAGACACCCCTGAAGAAATGCCGCTGCGTCAGAATGCGATCGGCGGCATCGGCATCGCAGGCACGCCCCCCCTGCCCGCCACCGTTCAGGCTGCCTACGATTTCTATGATGAAAACGTGATGCAGCGCGACTGGGGTTCGGTGTCGGTTTCTCAAATGCCAATGGAGGGCGCACCCCACGGCGCAGTTTACGCAGTGGTGACGACGACCGACGGCGATGACGGCTGGCTGGAACTCTTCGACCTGGATGGCAATCCGCTGGGCGCAGCCCGCACGTATTTGGAACTGGTGTCCTGGGGCGATCCAGAAGTGCTGCGGGAGCAGGTGCATACGGGCGAGTTTCCTGAAGAGTTGCAGGCGCGAATGGACACGACGCTGTGGGGGAAGTGAGAAGGAAGAGGGAAGAACGAAGAACGAAGAGGGAAGAGCAGGTTT contains:
- a CDS encoding CHAD domain-containing protein — translated: MGEQYRQMVKHEKHVLADTDPEHLHQMRVHSRRLYTALQVFAAAIVLPRAAHAKHVRSLTKALGKLRDLDVQIATLQTDYHPHLSQPEQAYLERAIAALQQKRCKTLAGTRDILSQSRYRDLKTAYETWLSAPQFTSLAQVPIMTVLPDLLSPLLSTSLLHPGWLIATEEVTEDTAPTLHDLRKACKHVRYQAEFFISFYGTQFKAWIAGLKSLQDSLGRLQDIQVLLELLSDVLPKGIELSELRHMVQSNQQKILANWNQTRLQQLDPASRYQLYEMLLQPVGE
- a CDS encoding L-threonylcarbamoyladenylate synthase yields the protein MPQVSLAELVDIARQGAGLISFPTDTVPALATRPDAAGLIYAAKQRDERKPLILMGGSVEDLWAFVAGDEAAKAQWQAAAERYFPGAVTLVLPAGDRLPRAMNPTDPTTIGIRVPDHALARHLLAQTGPLATTSVNRSGEPALQDLSDINAQFPDVYTLTEAALDELGRSLLVSTTYAGSGTPSTVVKWTDEGWSILRQGQVVFEP